The proteins below come from a single Plantactinospora sp. KBS50 genomic window:
- the def gene encoding peptide deformylase, whose protein sequence is MQTPTGTPRPITRYGTPVLHRRCAEVTVFDDALTQLVADMFASMYAAHGVGLAANQIGVDARIFVLDCPDATGAHTTAHVINPVLHLSEQRDLATDSEGCLSVPGQYAEVTRPATATVIGVDLHGRPVRIDGTGTLARCLQHEVDHLDGLAYVDRLPARTRKRLLAAAAEHPGVGVGTGQD, encoded by the coding sequence GTGCAGACACCGACCGGCACCCCACGACCCATCACCCGATACGGCACCCCGGTGCTGCACCGCCGCTGCGCCGAGGTCACCGTCTTCGACGACGCCCTCACCCAGCTGGTCGCGGACATGTTCGCCAGCATGTACGCCGCGCACGGTGTCGGCCTGGCCGCCAACCAGATCGGCGTCGACGCCCGGATCTTCGTCCTCGACTGCCCCGACGCCACCGGCGCCCACACGACCGCCCACGTGATCAACCCGGTCCTGCACCTATCGGAGCAGCGTGACCTCGCCACGGACTCCGAGGGCTGCCTGTCCGTGCCCGGCCAGTACGCCGAGGTGACCCGTCCGGCCACCGCCACCGTCATCGGCGTCGACCTGCACGGCCGGCCCGTCCGCATCGACGGCACCGGCACGCTCGCCCGCTGCCTGCAGCACGAGGTCGACCACCTCGACGGCCTCGCCTACGTCGACCGGCTCCCCGCCCGCACCCGCAAGCGACTCCTGGCCGCCGCCGCAGAGCACCCCGGGGTGGGCGTCGGCACCGGACAGGACTGA
- the tsaD gene encoding tRNA (adenosine(37)-N6)-threonylcarbamoyltransferase complex transferase subunit TsaD, whose translation MPIVLGIETSCDETGVGIVADGVLLGDALATSMDEHARFGGVVPEIAARAHLHAITPMVRHALDKAGIGFGDIDAVAATAGPGLATAVQVGLAAGKAYALTLGVPLYGVHHLAGHAAVDILDHGPLPERSIALIVSGGHTSLLLLGDLARDPVIHLGDTADDAAGEAFDKVARLLGLPYPGGPAIDRVAREGDPTAIAFPRPMTGPHDPPYRFSFSGLKTAVARHVERHPGPLPIADIAASFQEAVADTLTRKAVTACRDHSVDTLLLVGGVAANSRVRAHAEHRCAAAGITLRVPAPRLCTDNGAMIAAIGDLLVRAGIAPSPPTLGADPNARLTHALIHQDPN comes from the coding sequence GTGCCGATCGTCCTGGGCATCGAGACGTCCTGCGACGAGACCGGCGTCGGCATCGTCGCCGACGGCGTCCTGCTCGGCGACGCCCTCGCCACGAGCATGGACGAGCACGCCCGCTTCGGCGGCGTCGTCCCTGAGATCGCCGCCCGCGCCCACCTGCACGCCATCACCCCGATGGTGCGCCACGCCCTCGACAAGGCCGGGATCGGCTTCGGCGACATCGACGCCGTCGCCGCCACCGCCGGGCCCGGCCTCGCCACGGCGGTGCAGGTAGGCCTTGCCGCCGGCAAGGCCTACGCGCTGACCCTCGGTGTCCCTCTCTACGGCGTGCACCACCTCGCCGGCCACGCCGCCGTGGACATCCTCGACCACGGCCCGCTCCCCGAGCGCAGCATCGCCCTGATCGTCTCCGGCGGCCACACCTCGCTCCTACTCCTGGGTGACCTCGCCCGTGATCCCGTCATCCACCTCGGCGACACCGCCGACGACGCCGCCGGCGAAGCCTTCGACAAGGTCGCCCGCCTGCTCGGCCTGCCCTACCCCGGCGGCCCCGCCATCGACCGGGTCGCCCGTGAAGGTGACCCCACGGCAATCGCCTTTCCCCGCCCGATGACCGGACCGCATGACCCGCCGTACCGATTCTCGTTCTCCGGCCTGAAGACCGCCGTTGCCCGGCATGTCGAGCGGCATCCGGGCCCGCTGCCCATCGCCGACATCGCCGCCTCCTTTCAGGAAGCCGTCGCCGACACCCTCACCCGAAAGGCCGTCACCGCCTGCCGTGACCACAGCGTCGACACCCTGCTGCTCGTCGGCGGGGTCGCCGCCAACAGCCGTGTCCGCGCCCACGCCGAACACCGCTGCGCCGCCGCCGGCATCACCCTGCGCGTCCCCGCACCACGACTGTGCACCGACAACGGCGCCATGATCGCCGCCATCGGCGACCTCCTCGTGCGCGCCGGCATCGCACCGTCACCGCCGACCCTGGGCGCCGACCCCAACGCCCGGCTGACCCATGCCCTGATTCACCAGGATCCGAACTGA